Proteins from a single region of Streptomyces spectabilis:
- a CDS encoding 3-isopropylmalate dehydrogenase, with the protein MSRSINLAVIPGDGIGQEVVAQGLKVLNAVLPQDVKLETKEYDFGARRYHATGETLTDADLADLKKHDAILLGAIGDPSVPSGVLERGFLLKLRFAFDHHVNLRPSKLLPGVATPLAGQPEIDFVVVREGTEGPYTGNGGTIRQGTEHEVATEVSVNTAFGVERVVRDAFARAQARPRKKLALIHKNNVLAFAGHLWTNVFNKVAAEFPDVTTEYMHVDAATIYLVTQPERFDVIVTDNLFGDIITDLAAAVSGGIGVAASGNINPARAFPSMFEPVHGSAPDIAGQGKADPTATVLSVALLLRHLGYDAEAARVEEAVSTDLGARGTTVRSTDEIGDALAVRVAG; encoded by the coding sequence ATGTCTCGCAGCATCAATCTCGCAGTGATCCCCGGTGATGGGATCGGCCAGGAAGTCGTGGCCCAGGGGCTCAAGGTCCTCAACGCCGTCCTCCCGCAGGATGTGAAGCTGGAGACCAAGGAGTACGACTTCGGCGCGCGGCGCTACCACGCCACCGGGGAGACCCTCACCGACGCCGACCTCGCGGACCTGAAGAAGCACGACGCGATCCTGCTCGGCGCCATCGGCGACCCGTCGGTGCCCTCCGGCGTCCTGGAGCGCGGCTTCCTGCTCAAGCTCCGCTTCGCCTTCGACCACCATGTGAACCTGCGTCCGAGCAAGCTCCTGCCGGGCGTCGCGACCCCGCTCGCCGGGCAGCCCGAGATCGACTTCGTCGTCGTCCGCGAAGGCACCGAGGGCCCCTACACGGGCAACGGCGGCACCATCCGCCAGGGCACCGAGCACGAGGTCGCCACCGAGGTCTCCGTCAACACCGCCTTCGGCGTGGAGCGCGTCGTGCGCGACGCCTTCGCCCGCGCCCAGGCGCGGCCGCGCAAGAAGCTCGCGCTGATCCACAAGAACAACGTGCTCGCCTTCGCCGGCCACCTGTGGACGAACGTCTTCAACAAGGTGGCCGCGGAGTTCCCCGACGTCACCACCGAGTACATGCACGTGGACGCGGCGACGATCTACCTCGTCACCCAGCCCGAGCGCTTCGACGTGATCGTCACCGACAACCTCTTCGGCGACATCATCACCGACCTCGCCGCGGCCGTCTCCGGCGGCATCGGCGTCGCGGCCTCCGGCAACATCAACCCCGCCCGCGCGTTCCCGTCGATGTTCGAGCCGGTGCACGGCTCGGCGCCCGACATCGCGGGCCAGGGCAAGGCCGACCCGACCGCGACCGTGCTCTCCGTCGCCCTGCTCCTGCGCCACCTCGGGTACGACGCCGAGGCGGCCCGGGTCGAGGAGGCCGTCTCCACCGACCTCGGCGCCCGCGGGACCACCGTGCGCAGCACCGACGAGATCGGCGACGCGCTCGCCGTACGCGTAGCGGGCTGA
- a CDS encoding branched-chain amino acid aminotransferase, whose product MTTPTIELKPSSTPAQAAEREAVLANPGFGRHFTDHMVTIRWTEGRGWHDGQLVPYGPLSLDPATNVLHYAQEIFEGMKAYRQPDGSVALFRPEANARRFQSSARRLAMPELPVETFIEACDALVRQDIDWVPGHGGEESLYLRPFMIATEASLGVKPANEYLFVVIASPAGAYFPGGVKPVSIWLSEDRVRAVPGGMGDAKTGGNYAASLLAQAEAAQKGCDQVAYLDAVEHKWVEELGGMNLYFVYGDRIVTPSLSGSILEGITRDSLLTVARDLGYVSEEARVSIDQWQADTENGTLTEVFACGTAAVITPVGTVKAQRGEWTQSEGRPGEVTMRLREALLDIQRGVREDEHGWMHRLG is encoded by the coding sequence ATGACGACGCCCACGATCGAGCTGAAGCCCTCCTCGACCCCGGCCCAGGCCGCGGAGCGCGAGGCGGTGCTCGCCAACCCCGGGTTCGGCCGCCACTTCACCGACCACATGGTGACGATCCGCTGGACCGAGGGCCGCGGCTGGCACGACGGCCAGCTCGTGCCCTACGGCCCGCTCTCGCTCGACCCGGCGACGAACGTCCTGCACTACGCGCAGGAGATCTTCGAGGGCATGAAGGCCTACCGCCAGCCCGACGGCTCGGTCGCCCTGTTCCGCCCCGAGGCCAACGCCCGCCGCTTCCAGTCCTCCGCGCGCCGCCTGGCCATGCCGGAGCTGCCGGTCGAGACCTTCATCGAGGCCTGTGACGCGCTGGTGCGCCAGGACATCGACTGGGTGCCGGGCCACGGCGGCGAGGAGTCCCTGTATCTGCGCCCGTTCATGATCGCGACCGAGGCGAGCCTCGGTGTGAAGCCCGCCAACGAGTACCTCTTCGTGGTCATCGCCTCCCCGGCGGGCGCCTACTTCCCCGGCGGCGTCAAGCCCGTCTCGATCTGGCTCTCCGAGGACCGCGTGCGCGCCGTCCCCGGCGGCATGGGCGACGCCAAGACCGGCGGCAACTACGCCGCGTCGCTGCTCGCGCAGGCCGAGGCCGCGCAGAAGGGCTGCGACCAGGTCGCCTACCTCGACGCCGTCGAGCACAAGTGGGTCGAGGAACTGGGCGGCATGAACCTGTACTTCGTGTACGGGGACAGGATCGTGACCCCCTCGCTCTCCGGCTCCATCCTGGAGGGCATCACGCGCGACTCCCTCCTGACCGTCGCCCGCGACCTCGGCTATGTGTCCGAGGAGGCCCGCGTCTCCATCGACCAGTGGCAGGCCGACACGGAGAACGGCACGCTCACGGAGGTCTTCGCCTGCGGCACGGCCGCCGTGATCACGCCCGTCGGCACCGTCAAGGCGCAGCGCGGCGAGTGGACGCAGAGCGAGGGCCGGCCCGGTGAGGTCACCATGAGGCTCCGCGAGGCGCTGCTCGACATCCAGCGCGGCGTGCGCGAGGACGAGCACGGCTGGATGCACCGCCTGGGCTGA
- a CDS encoding TetR family transcriptional regulator — translation MDTARAAAPLSLRERKKLRTRQALIDTALELFTERGFDHVTLDELCDAVEVSKRTFFRTFTSKEDVAMAPLHDLWTAFLDELGTARPDGGPLSELLRDVLLAALDRMPGEEWAHRVLLSRRLAAHHPSMDAHGLAFCDRTGRAALDVVVRRFDLGGAAHDPDRLRAHLAVDLLVAAWRRGLEAWTAEAGTPTRADLAAAFRRACAALPESLALTARVKAD, via the coding sequence ATGGACACCGCCCGAGCCGCCGCTCCCCTGTCCCTGCGCGAGCGCAAGAAGCTCCGCACCCGCCAGGCGCTCATCGACACGGCCCTGGAGCTGTTCACGGAGCGCGGCTTCGACCACGTCACGCTCGACGAGCTGTGCGACGCCGTGGAGGTGTCCAAGCGGACCTTCTTCCGCACCTTCACCAGCAAGGAAGACGTGGCGATGGCGCCGCTGCACGACCTGTGGACGGCGTTCCTCGACGAACTGGGCACGGCCCGGCCCGACGGCGGTCCGCTGAGCGAGCTCCTCCGCGACGTCCTGCTCGCCGCCCTCGACCGGATGCCCGGCGAGGAGTGGGCGCACCGCGTGCTGCTCAGCCGCCGCCTCGCCGCGCACCACCCGTCGATGGACGCGCACGGCCTCGCCTTCTGCGACCGCACGGGGCGGGCCGCCCTGGACGTCGTCGTACGCCGCTTCGACCTCGGCGGCGCCGCGCACGACCCGGACCGGCTGCGCGCGCACCTGGCCGTCGACCTGCTCGTGGCCGCGTGGCGCCGCGGCCTGGAGGCCTGGACGGCGGAGGCGGGCACCCCGACCCGCGCGGACCTCGCCGCCGCCTTCCGCCGGGCCTGCGCGGCCCTGCCCGAGAGCCTGGCCCTGACCGCGCGCGTCAAGGCGGACTAG
- a CDS encoding zinc-binding dehydrogenase encodes MRALLVDPSAPAGLRLGTAPDPEPAAHQALVRVTATSLNHGEVTLLVPGAEPGAVLGWDAAGYVERAAADGSGPAAGTPVVTVGEAGGWAELRAVDTALLGAVPEGADLGVISTVPVAGASALRALHRLGPLLGRRVLVTGATGGVGRYAVQLARQGGAYVVATTGDPDAHGELLRGLGAHEVLADPADAGPDVDGVVDLVGGRQLVAAYETLAAGGTLVSVGHAGGDDEHFAHGVLYGDLGRHDRSVVSFFLLGGGAPLGRDLAWLAGRVASGALDAGVAWRGPWTEAAEAAEALRGRRLHGKAVLDLA; translated from the coding sequence ATGCGCGCCCTCCTCGTCGACCCCTCCGCCCCGGCCGGTCTGCGCCTCGGCACGGCGCCCGACCCCGAACCCGCCGCGCACCAGGCTCTGGTCCGGGTGACCGCGACCTCCCTGAACCACGGCGAGGTCACCCTGCTCGTGCCGGGCGCGGAGCCGGGCGCCGTGCTCGGCTGGGACGCGGCCGGATATGTGGAGCGGGCGGCCGCCGACGGCTCCGGTCCCGCCGCGGGCACCCCGGTGGTGACCGTGGGGGAGGCCGGGGGCTGGGCCGAACTCCGGGCGGTCGACACCGCGTTGCTCGGCGCCGTGCCCGAGGGCGCGGACCTCGGCGTCATCAGCACCGTGCCCGTCGCCGGGGCCAGCGCGCTGCGGGCCCTGCACCGGCTCGGGCCGCTCCTCGGGCGGCGCGTCCTGGTCACCGGGGCGACGGGCGGCGTCGGCCGGTACGCGGTGCAGCTCGCGCGGCAGGGCGGGGCGTACGTCGTGGCCACGACCGGTGACCCGGACGCGCACGGGGAACTGCTGCGGGGGCTCGGCGCGCACGAGGTCCTCGCCGACCCCGCCGACGCCGGGCCGGACGTGGACGGCGTGGTGGACCTGGTGGGCGGGCGCCAGCTCGTCGCCGCGTACGAGACGCTGGCCGCCGGGGGGACGCTGGTGTCCGTGGGGCACGCGGGCGGTGACGACGAGCACTTCGCGCACGGCGTGCTGTACGGGGACCTGGGGCGGCACGACCGGTCGGTCGTGAGCTTCTTCCTCCTCGGCGGGGGCGCCCCCCTGGGCCGGGACCTGGCGTGGCTGGCCGGCCGCGTCGCCTCCGGCGCTCTCGACGCCGGGGTGGCCTGGCGGGGCCCGTGGACCGAGGCGGCCGAGGCCGCGGAGGCCCTGCGGGGCAGGCGCCTGCACGGCAAGGCGGTCCTGGACCTGGCCTAG